The Mercenaria mercenaria strain notata chromosome 10, MADL_Memer_1, whole genome shotgun sequence genome contains a region encoding:
- the LOC128545978 gene encoding uncharacterized protein LOC128545978 isoform X1 — MYFFWVPRSAVYAMFQGCSGRMATLTFTKTEQTNSDSSSIATKSNTSESNTPKQNTRIKNKNAVLRKSKSAQNGENSNNQTKSQLKEEPHEIKSQLSRPELDGGDADSAIGSEVNSVIGIPFEDEQLLNENDKLLDDLDNLILQPACATLIQSRIQKNSNLPSPSSRIFSGQPAFVVPKLPIAPTRAVHTAHSTLQKRKIQHNRIQPVDKVPESNAFQTKCLAVSNNLETSDVRIDGEQSLSTKLPFSYGTAASSLPPCSREDMSDFVILHTDADMEEACAFMTHLVNDTGIENLTVDMFSNIDAGKPGMQSLGKLHEKYRYILTYVTDNLASDKYCRFLQEILLTFGLQEANGKEDRVVPVFTKNERCKILEISVIRGLQYFKFHSLNRFISDLYLKSVRNLVQDGRAKFP; from the exons ATGTATTTTTTCTGGGTTCCCAGGTCAGCTGTGTACGCCATGTTTCAGG GTTGTTCTGGAAGGATGGCAACACTGACATTTACCAAGACGGAACAAACAAATAGTGATTCAAGCTCCATCGCAACAAAGTCTAACACATCCGAAAGTAACACTCCCAAACAAAACacaagaataaaaaacaaaaatgctgtCCTGAGAAAGTCAAAATCAGCACAAAATGGAGAAAATTCAAACAATCAGACAAAATCTCAATTGAAAGAAGAACCGCACGAGATCAAATCACAACTATCTAGACCTGAACTTGATGGAGGAGACGCTGATAGTGCAATAGGTTCTGAAGTAAACAGTGTAATCGGTATACCATTTGAAGACGAGCAATTACTGAATGAGAATGACAAATTGCTAGATGATTTAGATAATCTCATATTACAACCAGCCTGTGCAACATTAATACAATCTAGAATTCAGAAAAATTCCAACCTTCCTAGTCCTTCATCAAGAATCTTCTCCGGGCAACCAGCTTTTGTTGTCCCGAAGTTACCTATAGCACCAACCCGAGCAGTGCACACAGCACACAGCACACTTCAGAAGCGGAAAATTCAACATAACAGGATACAACCTGTTGATAAAGTTCCAGAGAGTAATGCCTTCCAAACAAAGTGCCTTGCTGTCAGTAACAACCTAGAAACATCAGACGTACGAATTGATGGAGAACAATCTTTAAGTACCAAGTTGCCATTCAGTTATGGTACAGCAGCATCATCTCTACCTCCTTGTTCTAGAG aGGATATGTCAGACTTCGTCATTCTCCATACAGATGCAGACATGGAAGAGGCCTGTGCCTTCATGACCCATTTAGTAAATGACACTGGCATTGAGAATCTTACTGTAGATATGTTCAGTAACATCGACGCCGGAAAACCTGGAATGCAAAGTCTGGGTAAATTACATGAGAAGTATCGATACATTCTGACTTACGTCACTGATAATCTAGCGAGTGACAAGTACTGCAGATTCCTGCAAGAAATCTTACTGACATTTGGTTTGCAGGAAGCAAACGGTAAGGAGGATCGTGTTGTGCCTGTATTTACAAAGAATGAACGATGCAAAATCCTAGAAATAAGTGTAATACGTGGactacaatatttcaaatttcattcaCTTAACAGATTCATCAGTGACTTGTACCTGAAAAGTGTCAGAAATCTTGTACAAGATGGAAGAGCAAAGTTTCCATAG
- the LOC128545978 gene encoding uncharacterized protein LOC128545978 isoform X2: MATLTFTKTEQTNSDSSSIATKSNTSESNTPKQNTRIKNKNAVLRKSKSAQNGENSNNQTKSQLKEEPHEIKSQLSRPELDGGDADSAIGSEVNSVIGIPFEDEQLLNENDKLLDDLDNLILQPACATLIQSRIQKNSNLPSPSSRIFSGQPAFVVPKLPIAPTRAVHTAHSTLQKRKIQHNRIQPVDKVPESNAFQTKCLAVSNNLETSDVRIDGEQSLSTKLPFSYGTAASSLPPCSREDMSDFVILHTDADMEEACAFMTHLVNDTGIENLTVDMFSNIDAGKPGMQSLGKLHEKYRYILTYVTDNLASDKYCRFLQEILLTFGLQEANGKEDRVVPVFTKNERCKILEISVIRGLQYFKFHSLNRFISDLYLKSVRNLVQDGRAKFP; this comes from the exons ATGGCAACACTGACATTTACCAAGACGGAACAAACAAATAGTGATTCAAGCTCCATCGCAACAAAGTCTAACACATCCGAAAGTAACACTCCCAAACAAAACacaagaataaaaaacaaaaatgctgtCCTGAGAAAGTCAAAATCAGCACAAAATGGAGAAAATTCAAACAATCAGACAAAATCTCAATTGAAAGAAGAACCGCACGAGATCAAATCACAACTATCTAGACCTGAACTTGATGGAGGAGACGCTGATAGTGCAATAGGTTCTGAAGTAAACAGTGTAATCGGTATACCATTTGAAGACGAGCAATTACTGAATGAGAATGACAAATTGCTAGATGATTTAGATAATCTCATATTACAACCAGCCTGTGCAACATTAATACAATCTAGAATTCAGAAAAATTCCAACCTTCCTAGTCCTTCATCAAGAATCTTCTCCGGGCAACCAGCTTTTGTTGTCCCGAAGTTACCTATAGCACCAACCCGAGCAGTGCACACAGCACACAGCACACTTCAGAAGCGGAAAATTCAACATAACAGGATACAACCTGTTGATAAAGTTCCAGAGAGTAATGCCTTCCAAACAAAGTGCCTTGCTGTCAGTAACAACCTAGAAACATCAGACGTACGAATTGATGGAGAACAATCTTTAAGTACCAAGTTGCCATTCAGTTATGGTACAGCAGCATCATCTCTACCTCCTTGTTCTAGAG aGGATATGTCAGACTTCGTCATTCTCCATACAGATGCAGACATGGAAGAGGCCTGTGCCTTCATGACCCATTTAGTAAATGACACTGGCATTGAGAATCTTACTGTAGATATGTTCAGTAACATCGACGCCGGAAAACCTGGAATGCAAAGTCTGGGTAAATTACATGAGAAGTATCGATACATTCTGACTTACGTCACTGATAATCTAGCGAGTGACAAGTACTGCAGATTCCTGCAAGAAATCTTACTGACATTTGGTTTGCAGGAAGCAAACGGTAAGGAGGATCGTGTTGTGCCTGTATTTACAAAGAATGAACGATGCAAAATCCTAGAAATAAGTGTAATACGTGGactacaatatttcaaatttcattcaCTTAACAGATTCATCAGTGACTTGTACCTGAAAAGTGTCAGAAATCTTGTACAAGATGGAAGAGCAAAGTTTCCATAG